A genomic window from Ciona intestinalis chromosome 8, KH, whole genome shotgun sequence includes:
- the LOC100176350 gene encoding endoplasmic reticulum metallopeptidase 1-like — MYDPVRRRAVGEKDDSTSKRHNGPGSSHKKGTSLYTDLLVPSKQWTLIYFGFHLCLLFIVNFSYHSLPKSKLASEAHQLDFIEENARIHLHELVSLGHRPAGSIANEIDAVNYILATVENIKQNAQPNVNIETSLQHPTGSFSIDFLGGFASYYSNITNTVVKLSPVKHQAKDALLLNCHTDSVSGGPGASDDAVACSVLLEVMRAMSRSKEELQHSIIFLFNGAEENVLQASHGFITQHPWAKEVQAFINLEAAGAGGKEIVFQTGPSNPWLALAWAQNAPHPFGSVLAQEVFQSGIIPSDTDFRIFRDYGKIPGIDLAYMKNGYVYHTIYDNEDMILPGCIQRAGENILAVVRHLVNSPSSMLSDPSSYRHGALAFMDILSVYMITLPMRMLYLLNLLVCGATFFILAKFVTENAETTNLSSKLSCAFHWGKLLLKALAVNLISWVASFVAVTCVAVFLTAIGSTMSFYSKPVFSVFLYVPPALAAMLSVHEFAKNKLFQNVGNCWKIERLFFHSTLLLWSACLFYLNRSGILSSIILLVCLLSLLTLRCFGFRRFFSNPDTRGTSKVILHLLSSSLPSIIMLSHSFLIMELFIPLCGRLGNVVPPDLVIGFLVAFTLCLTFSFSSNLFYVTSSMKMFIYMLLLSSVLSIMAAISPYGFPYSYSATEPTPKRLFLQHTAREFHNMHGEVTRTDSGVWTNCLDYPCFSYDIGSKAIQNTPTKPCSGLFCESPWAIPCHKLVIKSRYVISPPPSDDITNQYPMTFQLTSNTVNILSENSTTRTYTRRYNFVITGPDHMALQFAPLSTHRTHAKLTSWSIDDDISLGRTTPSAQSPGGSSYYYTDWYFIYFGSGLDPLPWKPWLELTITEDSSLPHPSGRRDLPSLEIAHSGQYYSKDRNIPVPGQTPELKEIMSDLHDWVTPMAWVSLYKSYLF; from the exons GATCCATTTACATGAGTTAGTTAGTCTCGGCCACAGACCAGCAGGAAGCATCGCTAATGAAATAGATGCCGTAAATTACATCCTGGCGACTgtggaaaatattaaacagaacgCACAGCCAAACGTCAACATTGAAACAAGCTTACAACATCCCACG GGTTCATTCAGCATAGACTTTCTCGGTGGCTTTGCAAGCTATTACTCCAATATTACGAACACAGTAGTCAAGCTTTCACCAGTTAAACATCAAGCTAAAGATGCTTTACTGCTGAACTGTCATACTGACTCAGTTTCAGGGGGACCAG GAGCAAGTGATGATGCAGTTGCGTGCTCCGTCCTTCTTGAAGTGATGCGGGCAATGTCAAGGAGTAAGGAAGAGTTACAACATTCAATAATTTTTCTCTTCAATGGAGCAGAGGAGAATGTGTTGCAAGCCTCTCATGGATTCATAACTCAACATCCATGGGCAAAAGAG GTGCAAGCGTTTATTAACCTTGAAGCAGCTGGGGCAGGGGGGAAAGAAATTGTGTTTCAGACTGGACCAAGCAACCCGTGGTTAGCATTAGCATGGGCACAGAATGCACCTCATCCTTTTGGATCTGTCTTGGCACAGGAAGTTTTCCAAAGTGGAATCATCCCTTCAGATACTGACTTTAG AATATTTCGTGATTATGGAAAAATTCCAGGGATAGATCTGGCATATATGAAAAATGGATATGTTTATCACACTATATATGATAATGAGGATATGATTCTACCAGGGTGCATACAAAGAGCAG GAGAAAATATATTAGCTGTAGTACGTCATCTCGTGAATTCTCCATCTTCCATGCTGAGTGATCCATCATCATACAGACATGGAGCTCTCGCTTTTATGGACATCCTTTCCGTCTACATGATCACACTCCCGATGCGGATGCTCTACCTCCTTAATCTTCTTGTTTGCGGAGCTACTTTTTTCATCTTGGCTAAATTTGTCACAGAAAATGCTG aGACCACCAATTTAAGTTCCAAACTATCCTGTGCATTCCACTGGGGAAAACTGCTTCTCAAGGCCTTGGCAGTGAACCTTATTTCATGGGTGGCCAGCTTTGTAGCAGTTACATGCGTGGCTGTGTTTTTAACAGCCATAGGAAGTACAATGTCATTCTACTCGAAACCAGTATTTTCCGTTTTCCTCTATGTACCACCCGCACTTGCTGCTATGCTGAGTGTGCATGAATTtgctaaaaacaaactttttcag AATGTTGGAAACTGCTGGAAAATCGAACgacttttttttcattccaCTTTACTGCTATGGTCAGCCTGTTTATTCTACTTAAATCGTTCCGGAATTCTATCCAGTATAATTCTCCTTGTGTGTCTCCTGTCTCTCCTAACTCTCAGGTGCTTTGGGTTCCGAAGATTCTTCTCAAAtcctg ATACCAGAGGAACCTCCAAGGTCATCCTCCATCTTCTCTCCTCCTCCCTTCCCTCTATCATCATGCTCTCTCACTCCTTCCTCATCATGGAGTTGTTCATCCCGCTGTGCGGAAGATTAGGCAATGTGGTTCCTCCGGACCTAGTGATTGGGTTCCTGGTGGCGTTCACCCTCTGCCtcactttttcattctcttcAAACCTCTTCTATGTCACATCATCAATGAAAAT GTTCATTTATATGTTGCTTTTATCTTCTGTGTTATCAATAATGGCAGCCATATCACCCTATGGCTTCCCATATTCATACTCAGCTACAGAACCGACGCCAAAGCGACTCTTTTTACAG CACACAGCGCGCGAGTTTCACAATATGCACGGAGAAGTCACAAGAACAGACAGTGGTGTTTGGACAAACTGTCTCGACTATCCTTGCTTCTCATATGATATCGGTTCTAAAGCAATACAGAACACACCAACCAAACCTTGCTCAG GTTTGTTTTGTGAATCCCCATGGGCGATTCCATGTCATAAACTTGTGATAAAATCTCGTTACGTTATTTCACCTCCACCATCTGATGATATTACCAACCAATATCCAATGACATTTCAACTTACAAGCAACACTGTTAATATCCTATCAG AAAATTCCACCACACGGACATACACGCGACGTTACAACTTCGTAATCACTGGCCCCGATCACATGGCACTCCAATTTGCTCCACTGTCCACACACAGAACACATGCTAAGCTTACAAGTTGGTCAATTGATGATGACATTTCACTTGGAAGGACAACTCCTTCAGCGCAAAGCCCAG GTGGAAGCTCATATTATTACACTGATTGGTATTTCATCTACTTTGGTTCTGGTCTTGACCCTTTACCATGGAAACCGTGGCTGGAACTCACGATCACCGAAGACAGCTCTTTACCTCACCCAAGTGGTAGAAGAGACCTGCCTAGTTTAGAAATCGCTCATAGCGGACAATACTACTCGAAAGATCGCAATATTCCAGTGCCAGGACAAACACCTGAGTTGAAAGAAATTATGTCCGATTTGCATGACTGGGTGACGCCCATGGCATGGGTGTCTCTGTATAAGagttatttgttttag